The window GCAGGCGCGCGGCGGCATCCGGGTAGGTGGCACCCACCACGGCCCCGACGCTGGAGTAGCCGCTGGAGCCCCTTCGCGGGGCTGCCCAGGACAAGACCATGTCGGCCACCGCCTCGGCTACCGTGCGGCCGTCCTTCAAAACGAGTTGCTGAAGGTCCTGCGCGCCCGGGTTGGAGGTGTGAACCAGCGCAAAGATCCCCTTCCCGACCCTATCCGCCAGGTCGAGGAACGGCACCGCCGAGTCGCCTCCAAGATACGGGTTGAACGTGCAGGCGTCCGCCCCCAGCACCCTGACCTCCATCCCGCCCGGAAGCGGTGTAAAACCCAACAGCGCGCGGGCGTAGGCTGCCGCCGTGCTCGCGATGTCGCCGGGCTTGGCGTCGGCGATGACCAGCAGGCCGAACGAGCGAGCCTGCTCCACCAGGCGCCTCGCAGCCTCGAGTCCGGGGCCACCCAGCGCAAGGAAGTACGCCATCTGGAGCTTGACCGCCACCGCCCAGGGCGCGCAGGCCTCGAAGAGCGCGGCACCCGTCCCTTCCACGGCCCGGGCCGCTGCCTCCAGCGCCTGGCCCGCCGGCCGCCCCT of the Bacillota bacterium genome contains:
- the pyrF gene encoding orotidine-5'-phosphate decarboxylase; this translates as MTFEEPPGNHFGDRLAEAVERKNSCLVVGYDPDIGQLPPPVLEGLRRDGEGRPAGQALEAAARAVEGTGAALFEACAPWAVAVKLQMAYFLALGGPGLEAARRLVEQARSFGLLVIADAKPGDIASTAAAYARALLGFTPLPGGMEVRVLGADACTFNPYLGGDSAVPFLDLADRVGKGIFALVHTSNPGAQDLQQLVLKDGRTVAEAVADMVLSWAAPRRGSSGYSSVGAVVGATYPDAAARLRRRLPGVWLLLPGVGAQGASPEELSPAFDRDGLGAVVSVSRSILGAWRQDGGGGPAPDWTAAAAAAAKRLAGALNRARGRVAAAQAQGS